The sequence atttaaaaaacaaacacCATATGTTTCAGATGCCTACATTCATGTAGTTGGTACAGTGTGCAAAGAGGTTTACCGGTGGGGTTTCCAGGGTTGATGATGCAGAGAGCTCGGGGTTTGCAATGAGCCCTGGCCTCCTCCAGGGCGCGCTGAAGCTCGCTGATGTCCAGACTCCAGCACTTGTCTTCATTCAGATAGTAGTTGATCTGCACGGCACCCAGCTCGGCCAGGGCAGCTGAGTAGAGCGGGTACTGGGGGATGGAGATCATCACGCCGGTACGACTCTCATCCTCACCGCAAACCAGCAGCTTCAGCATGGTCTGAAGACAGGAgaggaagaaagccactttattttgtcattgtattgttacaacaaattGTTATCTTACAACGaatctgtcttctgcatttaacccatcctattgtataggagcagtgggcagctgcagcacccgtggaccaactccagttcttcttttcattgccttgctcaggggcacaggcaggagtattaaccctaacatgcatgtctttttgatggtgggacgaaaccggagcacccggaggaaacccacgcagacacggggagaacatgcaaactccacacagaaaggacttgggacagcccggggttcgaacccggggctctcttgctgtgaggtaacagtgttaaccactgggacaccgtgctgagGGTGAGGAGACACAATACGATATCAATAGAGATCAACATTGTGatatttttggggttttttcccccccgatatgtattgcaatattaaagaataaaaaaagaGGTCTCACAATTTCCACAAATgtatgcagcttttaactttcaaagctccatttgcaaagaatttatTATTCTAGCAATGATTAGGGTGATTTTATTGGGGGAAATAAGGCATGTTGTCCAAGAActcattaaatcagactaaattgTCGTTTGTCAGATGTTTTTCCTCAAGAGTTGTCATGAAAAAGAACATTTTGCTAGATTTTGTTTTCTATCCAGCAACAAGAGTTTTAACCTGACATGAGTGTAGGGCCCGGTCTGCCTTCCTTTGCACAGCCACATTTGCAATGTGACCATCACACGTGTGCGCTGCGATGTTAATTCTGAAACACTATGTGGGCCAGCGTTCTTCGAGCAGCTGCTGACAAGTCACATGTATGCAGGTGTCCATTCCAACCACACAATACGCCAGCAGATTTAACCAAGTAGTCTACACCTGCTGCTGGTGAAGGTGTGCTCATCAGTAAAATTGTCTGGTGTAGGCCTATTAAACGATATTCTAATAAGTGAAAATGATTCAGTACAAATTCAATAGCCCCATATACTCAACCAATACTGCTAAACTACTTGTTAACCAACACTTGACTGCTTTTCTGACAGATTTAATTGGCGTGCCGCTGTTACAGGCACAAAATGGGGCCACAacgttaaaaaagaaagaaaagagggcaGGGCAGTTTTTGTTACCATGATACCGTCGCTGGCGCCTGTGGTGAGGTAAATGTCATCTGGGTCACAGGGAACCCCACCATCCCTCCTCTCAATGTAGCAGGCCACATCCTGACGCACACAGTCTATGCCCTGACTGGCACTGTAGGAACCTGAGAGAGGACCAACCCAGGACAACGGTATCAAATTTAACACGTCATTTCAGTTAATCGGCTTATTCTATTTGTTTTGTTTCTCCACTCATTTTATACAGCACTTATCTCCATGCTTACTTGACTTATAATTCATTGTTTATTACATTTATTCCGCACTGTTGTTGATTATTAGTTcgaaagtagcagcagtagtagttattTGCATAtattaggctttttttttttacccccccccctttttcccccccaattgcacttggctaattaccccactcttccgagccgtcccggtcgctgctccaccccctctgctgatctggggagggctgcagactaccacatgcctcctccgatacatgtggagtcgccggccacttcttttcacctgacagtgagaagtttcgccagggggatgtagcgcgagggagggtcatgctattccccccaaataggcgccccgaccagaagaggcactaatgcagtgaccaggacacatacccacatccagcttcccacccgcagacacagccaattgtgtctgtagggacgcccaaacaagccagaggtaacatggggattcgaaccggtgatccccgtgttggtaggtaacggaacagaccgctacgctacccggacgcccttggcaTGTTGTTTTACTGTAACTCACAGTGCTTGATATTATTGGCCTGTTTGCTCATTACTTTGAGCAGACATCATTTAAATAGGTATCCATATAGTATAGTTTGTACAGGTGCTGAATtatcatttatttttcctttcTTGCACTGTTTAGGATCTGCCCAGTGCAATTTCTCTATGGGGGATTAGTAGAGTTCATATTTCCATCAGTAATCCACATAAACCCAGCCCATGGTGAAAACCCACATGTAAAAAGTAGGGCGATAAAGAGATGATTATACATCTCGACTGGTGAGTGATCAGAGAGTTTTAAAACACTTGCTGCACGTGCACAACAAGCCATCACGTTGGACACACACCCATGCTGCTCCCTCCGCAGGACTGCAAAATGCGGCGTGCTCTGCTTTTAGCATCCTCTGGGAATGTGCTGTCGTTCAACAGTTCAGGGTAAGAGCAGAGTGCCAAGACCttgtaaagacagagagagacagaggcagagacaaagGGTGGACATTATGCAAAACAATGCAAAAATTCCTGCACAGCACAGAGGAGGAGGACAGTTTCATAAAGAGACTCATAAATCGCAGCACATGCTATATTTAGATGacaggatgggtgtgtgtgtgtgtgtgtgtgggggggggggggttattgccgACCTGGCGAAAGAAGGTGATTGGCTGTTGGCCCATGGCATGTGCATCACCTATGTTGGCCTTGATGACCTCAGCAAAGGGCTTCTTCACTCCCTGCAGAACGGAAACAACAGGGATATATAGAAACGATGATGTAGGCAATAAGGACAGACATAGAAAGTGGAAGTGGCAAAGAGAATGTAATGAACAGGCACAATTTTAGCCCTGACTGCTTTTATTAATCCACGAGACCTCATATGATTGTGGTTTGCAAAATTTTGGCAAAAGGCTGCAGTTTCTGGAAACAGCTTAAATGTAAGTGGGAAAAGGGATCAGGTGAGGACTGAAGATATAATTGGGGTATAACTGAGGATATAACTGGGGTTGATTGTGGACTTCTCCTTCATAGATATTTGATTAAGTTAGACTTCTTTAAACGGCTGAAGAGTGTCCTCTGCACTTGTTCCGATCCAGCTTTCAGTAACACTGTGGGACCGTTGACTCTACTGACTTGAGAAGGGCTGTACGGCAGTTCACAAACAAAATGAAGAAAAATGTCCACTAAAATCAAAAATGATGAATTTAGCCTTATCAGAACtttaaaaccacataaaaccccGCGaggtgcacaaatacacacacacacacaatattgatATGAATGTGTTTGACCACAGGACCATTATCGATGAAGAGTTCAACCAGATAAGCGTCTTATCTAAAACCACTTTCAGAGATAGACTCCTGTTTACTGGTCATGTAAGACATGAGGCATGGACTCTGCTCCAAATTAGATGATCCCCGTAGCTCTACTAACTAAAAATGTCTTTCTCAATCATATCGTTTTAAAATTCTGGGGTTAATCTGCTCTTgactaaatgagagagagagagtgggagctcAGGgtcaatgtcaccagagacaggTGGCAGAAGGTTGGTAATGGCAGATGTAAACACTGTTCCCAAAACATGGCAAAAGTTGCGAGGTTTATTCTAAATTCACCTAAAAACAAACTCAGAAGAACATAAAAACATATTTTCAAGAGCACACTTAACAGAAGAATTTTGGTGTTTAAATATTGGCCGGGTCAGATTTGATTGACCtcattgcagttcagatgaaggaCAACAGAACTTGAATCAAATTTCAGTCATGGGGAAACGTTCCACCCATGACCCAGTTCTTCCAAGTTAATGGATTTCAGTCAAAACTTCAGCCAAGAAGTAACTAATCCCAGTTTCAGCTAAGTCTGTAAAAGCAAATTAAATGAAGGTGCTAAGCTATTTCAGGCGTAGGAGACAATTAAATTCATCTAAGCAGAGTCTGAAACAAACAAAGCAACTGGAATGCAGGGTCGGCCGTCCCTATCTGGGATTTGTCTACAGGACTGACTCCATTATCTGCAGGCATTGCTTTCATAGGTAACAAATAAGATTGAAGTTTGCCATGAAAAAGATTTTTTTGCTATCAGGGGAGAAATCAAAAGCAGTGCAGCAGACCTGGTAGTGTGTTTTCCACTGGGACGCTTTCTTTCtagctctctcagacacacagagatgctCACCGACACTAAATACAATACATTCCCTTGCTGGAAGGAATGGCATACATCTAGCTGACATTTTTTCCATTTACTTTTTATTAAtctccttggggaaattcatcttctacatttaacccatgtataggagcagagggcagctgcagcacccgggggaccaaccccagttcttctttccattgccttgctcaggagcacaggcaggagtattaaccctaacatgcatgtctttttgatggtgggaggaaaccggagcacccggaggaaacccacgcagacacggggagaacatgcaaactccacacagaaaaggacctgggacggcctggggttcgaacccaggacctccttgctgtgaggcaacagtgctaaccactgggccaccgtgacgCCCAAGGGGAGATAAAGAACTTTTTATTCTCGTTTTTTGAAGAAATGGATAACACTGAAACCCAACcccacagaaagaaagaacataTCAGATAACAACATCTAGATAGCTTTACAACAAGagcaaatcagtgtattttgtGTGACTTTGGGATCGAAGGTTTGAACCTTGTTCAATGCAATAGATAAGCTTCTGGCACGCAGACATGGACATACTTTACACAGAGGCTTCTGGTCTTACATAGCTTCCAGCTAAAGGAAAAAACTGGCTGAGTGAGATGCTTGGAAAGTGGGACGCTGAGAAGAGAATTCCGACAGTTTATTGGTTTAAAAGTGTGGTTTTAGTACTATTGCtctccagcccccccaccccaccccccaaaaagaaaataatttgaAACAACAGCCTCTTAAAATGGCTGAAAACATCTGCAACATCTGCAAAGGATCCACGTGAACaaccataatcacacacacacacacaaacacggcaCAGTTTTGATACCAGATGTTTGGAACGGCGGGGACAGTGATGAGTCCACAAGCAGATCCATTCAGCGACACCCTACCGAAATCAAAGCATCCACTGTTTGTTCTCCCTCAGGGTGAGCATTTGTCCAGTCCAATCCAGATTGTTAAATAACAAGTCTCGGCGGCCTCTCATTGGCCACACAGCAGAGGTGTCTGTCAGCCTGGACCAATGATGCGGTGCGGGCTGAAACACACCCCTCAGGCCAGGGATCCTCTCCCTCACGGTTAGGGGACCTTTCATAACAAAGAGATCTGTGCAAAACCAAACTTTACCCCTCTGCCCCTGAAATCCAGCTCGAAAGTCTGCCCCTCAAAAGAATGCCCCCTAATGCCCTGTCAAAACCGGCAAACAAACCATCTACATCAAGGTGGAAATAAATGGGAGATCTTCTTGCAAACTAGTAGGTTAATCCTTCTGCGAACCTAAACCAGTATTCAATATAACTCTTGGAGGATTGGAAAGAAAAAGCTAAAATCAGATGACTTGCATAGCTCTAACCCCTGTGATTCAAACTGAGGCTTACGCCATTTATGAACAAAATCCAAAAAGTTAGCACTGTAtgccaagaaaaaaaagaacaagaaaaaagaCTCAAACCAATGCCTTCTAGTGACAGAGATCTTTTGGTTGCATTACGTGGCTGTCTATTGTTCTCTGAATTTCTTCATTTCTGTAAACCATCCTGAGAAACTTTAGGACAGTTTTCAGGTGGTTTTCCAAAATATGCATTCAATAAATCCTCCCCACACATTTTTAAGCTTGAGGACAGGGAGCCAAGTCTGGGCTTCACTCCTAAATGAGGGGTTGTTTTAAGCCTTTCATTATATCAGAATGAGTGTGAAAAGACTGACAAAGAAAAAATAGACTGTCACTGTGGCCCCACGGAGCCTCTTTTAGCTTTAGAGAGCTTCTCTGTGAGGTTCCTCTTCATCACCGGGAGCTCATTAGCGGAAAACGAAGGCCACAGCATAATCAGCAACTGAGCCTTATTTGGGGACCTTCTGATTTGGCGGTCAAGTGTAACCAACAGCAACTTTTCACATGGCAGATATTTCCTGTTTGGGTGAATAGCATGATGTTAACTGGTGGCGTACAGAGAACTTTGGTATCGGGACCGAGCGGAGACAAGGCAGTAATGTGTAACTCTAGCAAAAGATCTCATTTCAACACAGACACGGATATAataaaatgaaatttaaaaaaaaaatccacaagtatgtagtgcgcgtgcgcgtgtgtgtctaaTCTTAGACAAAAGCAAGCCAATAAAGCCACCATTAGCAATCCACTGTCCCAAAGAAACTTGACACCATTCAGAGAGTACAGTGGGAAAAGGCTCCTGAAATAAAAGAGGGGAGGCTGCCTGGAGAAACTCTGAACAATGACCAGGGGTGAGAGGGATGAGAGGACGGAACAGGAGTACGACTTCCACTGGGAAGCACCGCATGATGTAAAAACAAATACGGCGACTTTTTCCTCTTATCTTTGCAAAGGTTGCATGTCAGATCGAGACACATCACCTGGAGGGTGTGGGATGTGGTCACATGAGGGGGGAAATAAAATCTTGTCATGCATTATTACAGATAAAGGCTATCAGCTCAGCGCCCGGTGATTTgaaagccctttttttttttgcctcagcAAGTAAGCTGAAAATGCTGCAGGTGTTAAGGTACAAAGTACTCCTATTCTCGCTGGGTATTGGACGATCAAAAAGCTTATCAGTGAGAAACGTAATAGTAACCCATGTTAGGAACAGAATTACTTCCGTGCACCCTGAATCGATCACGGAGTACAAATTTTAGTCGCAACTTTAAGACGGTGTGAAAAGGAAAGTCAGACCAGGTGTGTGGGTGGGGACCTGGAATCCTCGCACACCCTTTTCTTCTCCTCTGCGGCTGCTTCAGGGGATCTGGCATGTTTTCAGTTCATTGTGTATGTTAACATATCCAATAGGAAACACCTGATCAAACTCCCCTGCAGAGCTGAGGGGAACATGGAAAGCCACACGCTCCCAAGTGGCCGTGGATTAGCGGGGGGATCTGAACAAACATAAAAGAAAATGTTTGGGGCCCGCAGCCCGAGCTGGGTAAAAAGATCACTtttcattaccccccccccccccggcccaatCGGCTAAGTGTACCTTTCACCTGGCTAGGACCTCGTTTATAAGCTCATCCTCTCCTGGATAAAGCACTCAAGACAGGACATGTTAACACACCAGACTGCACTCAGTACACCGAGCGTTGGTTTCCATGACAACAACATGAAGAGTGCTTAAAAAGGAAGAGCTCAGATAATATTTTCATTCAGGTAAATAATAATTGACTAAGAGTGCTCATTTAGGGTGCCATCAAGTCTGAAAAGGCAATAGATGTCTTGCATAAAGTGGATTACCCAGTTCGAACCCGCGGGTTTCTGACGCTCACATTGCATGTTACGAGTACCGCTCATTCAGATCCACGTGTCTGAAAATACTGGAGACAAGATTTGAGAGCACAATATTAAACAATTAAACCACTGACAGATGAATGGACCATTCACACACCAAGTCCCGGGGCTGAAGACATCCTAATGGACGCATCAGCCGCTACGAGTGGGTTGTGACTGCAGCCCTGCGAGTTCGCCAACCTTCCTCCATCGATGGCATCGAAATAAAGACTCTTTAACGCAATGCATTTGAGAGTGCCATGGGTAGTTTTTGCCGTTAACTTATatctctgttttgtttgttttcagtcTACTCCACCTTGAAACTAAAGAGTGTCCCATGCAAGTCAACAGAGCCTGGAGACAAGCTACTCCCTTTTCTCTCTGGACAGACGGTGCAGACAGCAGATATTGTTCAAGGTAAAGTGAGCCCGACCTCACAGTGAGGCCATGTGAACCGGACAGatccaaggaaaaaaaaacctcaagaaAACTACTCCCTCAATATAGACTTCATCTCTTTCTGGATCCCTCCCAGTAAACATGTGATACGAGCACACAGAGAGGGGTAAAAGGGGAAGTTGAGAAGAGTCTGAGATAGACACTAATGACTTGAGAACAAAGCTGGGATCACTGAAGTCACAGactgaaacagaaagagagaatacAAAGACAGATAGGACATTTTATCAGGTGGATATCTTGATATCTGTTCATCCATCCAGTCTGGGGTCACAGGGGGATAGAGGGCTTGGATTTTGGATGGGGGGATTACAAATAACCCAGAAAAGTTGCAAGTTTACCGCAGGACTAACACTATCTCATGTCATTCCCATTCTCATGCACAGACAGGTTCGACTGGATCTTCATGTGGTTGTTAAGAAGTCACATGAAACAGACTGACTCTTTCAAATCAGGTCTAAATTCTATCAGCCTTCCCTATTCCCTAACTAACAGGCGGACTTTGGTAGGAGGGTGTGTAAACAATCCCACCAAATGATTACACACGGCGTTCTCTATTGGTGAATGTTTAGATGGCAATGGTCAGTATGGAACACGGAACAGAAATCCGATGATACCCAGTTGGAGTAAGTGAAGATCACCAAGTTAGATTCACGTCTTGACAAGGTTTAAGCTTCCTTGAATCATTAAGAGAAGGACTTCACAATACAGTGACAATGGATTGGGCCTATTTGAGCCCTATTCTAACAAGATAGTCATGTCTCTCTGAGGCTGCTTACACCTGGCATTGTTTACACCaggcattaacatgtgtcttgggtgatctgatcacaagtggacaacAATAAGTATGTCTGTTCACAGAATTGCATctcgagtgaccacttgtgatcggatcccaCTTCCCCGCCCTttatgcaaataaacacgtacATCACTGTGGTAGGGGATGTGGCTTAGCCTCAGCCGCAAGCGGAGAGAGGTGACGTGGCTTGCGGGACAGCAGCGCACCAGCCCGTGTGAGTGAACGAATAAAATACATTATCAAATAAAGCCCGTGTTAATCGCCTAAAACCGTGTCCGCCCGTCATCTCAAACCTCCCCGTGGCACGTGTCACAATCACGTAAACACATACAGGAACACGAGGAGAGAGGAGTCGGAGCAACAGGCATTTACCAAAACGAGGCATCCTTGCTCACTCGAGCCTCATTTCAATGCGCCGTCACATATGCAAGTTATTACCATCAATTATGTTGTCATACAAAatttgaagtgctcttaaagaaataaaataaatcagcccatatcccaactgcacttcttttcttttatttccattccactctgttgtgaagcacaacacgttttaaaaagtgctgtgtaaataaacattatgctaatgatgatgatgatgtagctctgtctgaaagccttcagacctGATATATTACAATTAAGAAATagtctattgtgggtaaatagtttcacattattacaatggcatggacACAGCAAATGCATGCTGCGCCAGATAGACAAAGAACctgatgaggaaaattaactgaGCGAATTAGGAGCATCAGGCTCTGATTGTTTCCCTTCTTTCAATTTGTGCTCAAAATACAAAGCAAAAGTTGAAACTAATTCGTAAAACTCGTTATGTGGGGAAACtgtaaatgtctgaacactaGAGTTTGTAATTTTTAATCTGAACCCTGTCAGGCTCAACCCGATCACGTCGGCTCAGGCTCAGATTATTCAAGCAGGTTTGAGGGTCGGGCTCTGTGCTGCGGcggataaatgaacttgaacctgaagttgaacctgaatgtgcaagcgggcgggggctcttccacagttATGGGTCTGacgtgtgtcagaaattacagaagagggaaacaaaaagaagaaaaaaaactaaattaAACCCAGAAGAGGCTTTGGTGACCACCACACGCGTCTTTACACTTCTAATGTGATATGGACAAATGTGTTCCAGGCCGCAAGACATCTTTTTCCAAACGCACCGCAGAAACTCtgccctctgattggttaaggttcgGATTAGCCAATCAAGAGGCATGTGAACCCTTTCATCACATGGAAGTTTGATCTAAAGTGGGTTGGGAAAAGACCACACACTCTCACGCCACCTCCAAATGTGGCCTGAGCGATTGGATCGCAAGGTGCATTGAGGACACATTGGGTGCATTCACATCTGTACTtacagctgtccacttgtgattgcatcacccaagacacatgttaatgccaaGTGTAAACAGCCTCTTTGATATGAAATTGATCAATCTTGCGCCCAAAACAGAAAGACTAACTGTTAAACTGTGGTGCGGCAGTCAGCTTTTGAGACAGCCTGACTTAGTAACAGCCAACAATGGAAATGAGGCACTGGGCAATAGCCAATGTATTTTGAATTTTGTTCGGGCATCAAGAATTGGTCATACAAGCAACATGTGGTATGTGCTGTGCTAAGATGATTGCTTGGGTAACGCCTGCTTAAAAGTTTGCCCAAAAGTTTTGGAGAAGGCGCCACTAACTCTAGGTTATACAACTTTTAGTCATTGTTTGATACCAGACCACTCGCTGATGAGATGCTCACAGACAAGAGATGGGGGTGCATTCACTGAAAGACTGCACAcacactccaaaaaaaaaaaaaaaacacaccaagaGAAGTAGAGCAGAAATAAtgagaagacagcgagacagagtgtGGCGGCACATGGAAGCATACCTCTTTCAGTTCCTGCTCAATCTGCACCGCACGCTGCACGATGGGTCCACGCACAGCATATTCAACCATCTTCAcagtggggttcatggtgtcgaTGGTCAACACTTTGCCCCGGGGGGCTACTCCGTTCTCGGCCATTTTCGCCTGGGTGAGTCCCCGCCGCGATGCACTGAGTCCAGAGATGGCTCTGccggggagagaggagggggacagCGGACACGGAATGACTGAGTGGACACCGGGACCCCCGGCCCCCACCGGCTGCTGCAGCCCGCTGCGACCCAGCGTCAAGTCATTTCGCCTCCGATTGAAAAGACGCACACTTGCACTTTGAAACAGACGCATCTGTGTTATCGACATtgcttaataataataaaaaaagagtcCTCAAGTTTTTTCAAAgtcgcaaaacaaaaacaaaacaaaaacaaaaacaaaacaaaacaccgtGGCTTTAATGGCCAATCTTTCACTCACACACGTCGCTACGCGGCACTAGCCGGGGACTAACAGACGTTTAGCGAACTGCGCCCACCGGACTTTTAGACCCGCACTCCACGGACCTTCGGACTGTTATGGGAGCAGTAAACGGAACTCCGACGAAAGCGAGACGTCCCCGTCCCCGCCCGCTTACACCCGGGCTGTACCCACAGCGACCTGCCTACTACCCTGAAATGTATGCCTCCCGTACACATGGCAACATGACTCGCCCAGAGAAATGCGCCCTCCCCGTTTTTTTGTTGGCTCTTCAAATTGCACGCTTGATTcatgccccccctcctcccctccgtcGAGTCAGACCAACGCACCGTTTAGGTTGTAGGTTGTCAATCAGGGCCGGTGGGCTTCTCTAATTGTCCACAAAGATTAGATTGGAGgaccgcgctctctctctccctctccctctcgcacTCTCTCCCGCCCCCACAATTGAGGACGCTGATATGGGGAGGAGTTTTCGTGGGCATGCTTCTTAgcgttggattaaaaaaaaaagttcgcgCCAGCTGCTCCTCCCATTTCGGCATTAAGCCAACAAATTCACTTCGCACCTCTGCAGTTTGCAACACAGCGAACATAAATCACGATACGtacattttggggttttttttttattcagttaATCACTCTTAGGTCTATGTCTGTTATACAAACGTCAGTTTTCTTCATGGTATAAAGTTCACCGGGAATCAATCACAGCAATTAAAAGAGAATACAACAATGGCGTTGGATTTTAGAGTTGCAGGATGTAGACTGAAGTCACCTGAAGCCacaacatcatatatatatatgtgtgtgtgtgtgtgtgtgtatgtgtatgtgtgtgtgtatgtatataaataaattctttgtgagacagtacaagcctgtttcatgccataagcaatcatcagctttaCTTGAATCaccggattattttgctccttgtttgttgagcacattCCCtaacgttgagtgtttcttttaacacgtgtgtgtgtgtgtgtgtgtgtgtgtgtgtgtgtgtgtgtattccattTCATTATGCCAACCGCTTACAGGgacacggggatgttggagcctatcccagcagtcattgcgcggcaggcggggagacaccctggacagatgccaggccatcacagggcaaagagTTGTAACCGTACAGAAATGAACATTATTAGCGTCAAACAAATCTTTATTGGAGATATTGATAGTCGCAATAAAACATGCAGTAACAGACACATCAGAACCGCTTTGGACTGTTTACACCTCCTGCAGCAAGATtctataaccggttattttcttgcccggtgcgggattcgatacggggtgtactgtaccacaaggcgacatcgctaaccgctcggctgaaggatcacacccgttagctaagggctcacgtgtcttattagtagtttacagtcgtcaccctccccggaagcgcgccctcgcgctttgttcttcccgcgctccgaagagacttctgaggatctgcacacttccggatcccaccgctgccaccaacgtaaacggttattttcttgcccggtgcgggattccatacggggtgtactgcaccacaaggcgacatcgctaaccgctcggctaaaggggcagacccgttagctaggggctaacgtgtcttattagtagtttacaattcaGGCTTGTTCTATTCTAAACaattattgtgtgtgtatatatacacacacacgtgtgtaaaaACAGAATCTGACCTGCAATTGAAATTACAGTAGGGTCACTTGTCTGTTGTCAAACCGGGGTTAGCGGTCTGACCACCAGTTACGTGCAAGCTTTTCCA is a genomic window of Lampris incognitus isolate fLamInc1 chromosome 14, fLamInc1.hap2, whole genome shotgun sequence containing:
- the gpt gene encoding alanine aminotransferase 2-like isoform X1: MSITQMRLFQSASVRLFNRRRNDLTLGRSGLQQPVGAGGPGVHSVIPCPLSPSSLPGRAISGLSASRRGLTQAKMAENGVAPRGKVLTIDTMNPTVKMVEYAVRGPIVQRAVQIEQELKEGVKKPFAEVIKANIGDAHAMGQQPITFFRQVLALCSYPELLNDSTFPEDAKSRARRILQSCGGSSMGSYSASQGIDCVRQDVACYIERRDGGVPCDPDDIYLTTGASDGIMTMLKLLVCGEDESRTGVMISIPQYPLYSAALAELGAVQINYYLNEDKCWSLDISELQRALEEARAHCKPRALCIINPGNPTGQVQSRQCIEDVIRFAAKEHLLLMADEVYQDNVYAEGCQFHSFKKVLFEMGPEYSNTVELASFHSTSKCYMGECGFRGGYMEIINMDPEVKSQLTKLVSVRLCPPVPGQALMDLVVNCPQLGEPSYNNFIKERTATLNALAEKAKLTEQILNTVPGISCNPVQGAMYSFPSITIPKRAIEEATEKGQAPDMFYCMKLLEETGICLVPGSGFGQKEGTYHFRMTILPPTEKLKTLLNKVKEFHQNFTEQYS